The window TCATAATGGACGGGAATAGAAGATATGCAAAAAAGCACAATTTGGAACAAAGTTCAGGTCACAAGGTCGGTTTCATCGCCTTAATTCCCATGATCCAGTACTGTTATGAGCTCGGTCTCAAGTACGTGACTATTTATGCTTTTAGCATAGACAATTTCAAGAGACGTTCAGAAGAAGTTCAACATGTCATGAAACTGATGCAGGAAATTATTGAAGGGATAATCGAGAAAGAAAGTGTAGCGAACCGTTATGGTGTTAGGGTTTACTTCGTCGGAAACTTAAACCTACTCCCTAAGCCTTTAATGTTGGCTGCTGAAAGAGCCATGGCAGCCACAGCTGGAAACTCGAGAACAGTTCTGTCGATTTGTTTGGCCTACACTTCTACGGACGAGATTGTTCATGCTGTACAAGAAGCTTGTGAGAAAAATAAGATGAATGGAGAAATTAGGTTAACAGATGTTGAGAGGCATATGTACATGGCGGCGGCGCCAGATCCAGACATCATTATACGTACCTCGGGCGAAACTCGGCTGAGTAA is drawn from Impatiens glandulifera chromosome 3, dImpGla2.1, whole genome shotgun sequence and contains these coding sequences:
- the LOC124932070 gene encoding dehydrodolichyl diphosphate synthase CPT3-like, producing MDGNRRYAKKHNLEQSSGHKVGFIALIPMIQYCYELGLKYVTIYAFSIDNFKRRSEEVQHVMKLMQEIIEGIIEKESVANRYGVRVYFVGNLNLLPKPLMLAAERAMAATAGNSRTVLSICLAYTSTDEIVHAVQEACEKNKMNGEIRLTDVERHMYMAAAPDPDIIIRTSGETRLSNFLLWQSSHSYLYSPSILWPEIGFRHLFCGILNFQRNFKYLQVGKKEELARD